From Deltaproteobacteria bacterium GWC2_65_14, a single genomic window includes:
- a CDS encoding argininosuccinate lyase, producing MAKKKAWGGRFEGGIDSFVEEFTASISYDVLLYRHDIEGSIAHARMLAKQKILSAAEGRKIVSALKEIREEIEAGKLSFNLSQEDIHMAVEQFLIRKIGPVGGKLHTGRSRNDQVALDLRLFLRDACDGIAALLEKVRGILLRRAESLFGVVMPGYTHVQRAQPVLFSHHLLAYHEMLGRDAERFRDARRRMNVSPLGAGALAGSTFPLDREFVARELGMDGVCENSIDAVSDRDFAADFLYSCAVTMMHLSRLSEEFVYWSSAEFGFLSFPDELCTGSSIMPQKKNPDVAELVRGKTGRAYGNLLNLLTMMKGLPLSYNRDMQEDKEPLFDSSRTVRESLIGTALLLQGMRVNEERMRAACDDGFLTATDLADYLARKGIPFRKAHEISGKIVRYCEEKGKRLKDLSLKEFRSFSTRIDEEVRDVISLSNSVRMRKTRGGTGLSRVKRRLEALKKR from the coding sequence ATGGCGAAGAAGAAGGCCTGGGGCGGACGGTTCGAGGGGGGAATCGACTCGTTTGTCGAGGAGTTCACCGCCTCGATTTCCTACGACGTGCTGCTCTACCGGCATGACATCGAGGGAAGCATCGCCCACGCGAGGATGCTGGCGAAGCAGAAGATATTGTCGGCGGCCGAGGGAAGGAAGATCGTCTCGGCGCTGAAGGAGATCCGGGAGGAGATCGAGGCGGGGAAGCTCTCCTTCAACCTCTCCCAGGAAGACATCCACATGGCGGTCGAGCAGTTCCTGATCCGGAAGATCGGCCCGGTCGGGGGGAAGCTGCACACCGGCCGGAGCCGGAACGACCAGGTGGCGCTCGACCTGCGGCTCTTTCTGCGCGACGCCTGCGACGGGATCGCGGCGCTCCTCGAGAAGGTCCGCGGGATCCTGCTCCGGCGCGCGGAAAGCCTGTTCGGCGTGGTGATGCCGGGCTACACCCATGTCCAGCGCGCCCAGCCGGTGCTCTTCTCCCACCACCTGCTGGCCTATCACGAGATGCTCGGTCGGGACGCGGAACGGTTCCGGGACGCGCGGCGGCGTATGAACGTCTCCCCCCTCGGGGCGGGGGCGCTCGCCGGGTCGACCTTCCCGCTCGACCGGGAGTTCGTGGCCCGGGAGCTCGGGATGGACGGGGTCTGCGAAAACAGCATCGACGCGGTCTCCGACCGCGACTTCGCCGCCGACTTCCTCTATTCCTGCGCGGTCACGATGATGCACCTGTCGCGCCTCTCCGAGGAGTTCGTCTACTGGTCTTCCGCGGAGTTCGGGTTCCTGTCGTTCCCGGACGAGCTCTGCACGGGAAGCAGCATCATGCCGCAGAAGAAGAACCCCGACGTCGCCGAGCTGGTCCGGGGGAAGACGGGAAGGGCCTACGGGAACCTGTTGAACCTGCTCACGATGATGAAGGGGCTCCCCCTCTCCTACAACCGGGACATGCAGGAGGACAAGGAGCCGCTCTTCGACTCCTCCCGGACGGTCCGGGAATCGCTCATCGGAACGGCGCTTCTCCTTCAGGGGATGCGGGTGAACGAGGAACGGATGCGGGCCGCCTGCGACGACGGCTTTCTCACGGCGACCGACCTGGCCGACTATCTCGCGCGGAAGGGGATCCCCTTCCGCAAGGCCCACGAGATCAGCGGGAAGATCGTCCGTTACTGCGAGGAGAAGGGAAAGCGGCTGAAGGACCTGAGCCTGAAGGAATTCCGCTCCTTCTCCACCCGGATCGATGAGGAGGTGCGGGACGTCATCTCCCTGTCGAACTCGGTCCGGATGCGGAAGACCCGGGGAGGGACGGGACTCTCCCGGGTGAAGCGGCGGCTGGAGGCCCTCAAGAAGCGATGA
- a CDS encoding argininosuccinate synthase: protein MGSVKKVVLAYSGGLDTSVILRWLIETYDCEVIAFVADLGQGEELDPVRAKAKKTGASKVYVENVQDEFVRDFVFPALMANAVYEGSYLLGTSLARPLIAQKQIELARREKADAVSHGSTGKGNDQVRFELTYYALMPGIRVITPWREWEFTSRTDLVNYARRHGIQTPVTAKKPWSSDRNLLHISFEGGILEDPYSEPPEDIYVLTRSPEKAPDKAVYVEVDFVKGIPTAVDGKRMGPAKLLAHLNRIGGTHGIGRVDLVENRYVGIKSRGVYETPGGTILHAAHRAVESITLDREVMHLRDSLVPRFAELIYYGYWFSPEMEMLRAAIEKTQENVTGTARLKLYKGNCGIAGRKSRYSLYRTDFATFEKETVFNQRDAEGFVKINALRLKIRAMLRDGKGKG, encoded by the coding sequence GTGGGCTCGGTGAAGAAGGTGGTGCTGGCATATTCGGGAGGGCTCGACACCTCGGTCATCCTGCGGTGGCTGATCGAGACCTACGACTGCGAGGTGATCGCCTTCGTGGCCGACCTCGGGCAGGGGGAGGAGCTCGACCCGGTGCGCGCCAAGGCGAAAAAGACGGGCGCCTCCAAGGTGTACGTCGAGAACGTCCAGGACGAGTTCGTCCGCGACTTCGTCTTTCCGGCGCTCATGGCGAACGCGGTCTACGAGGGCTCCTACCTTCTCGGGACCTCGCTCGCTCGCCCGCTCATCGCGCAGAAGCAGATCGAGTTGGCCCGCCGGGAGAAGGCGGACGCCGTGTCCCACGGGTCGACCGGGAAGGGGAACGACCAGGTGCGGTTCGAGCTGACCTACTACGCCCTGATGCCGGGGATCCGGGTGATCACCCCGTGGCGGGAGTGGGAGTTCACCTCGAGGACCGACCTGGTGAACTACGCCCGCAGGCACGGCATCCAGACCCCGGTGACCGCGAAAAAGCCCTGGTCGAGCGACCGGAACCTCCTGCACATCAGCTTCGAGGGGGGGATCCTCGAGGACCCCTACTCCGAGCCGCCGGAGGACATCTATGTCCTCACCCGGTCGCCGGAGAAGGCGCCGGACAAGGCGGTCTACGTGGAGGTCGACTTCGTGAAGGGGATCCCCACGGCGGTGGACGGAAAGAGGATGGGACCGGCGAAGCTGCTGGCGCACCTGAACCGGATCGGGGGGACCCACGGGATCGGGAGGGTGGATCTCGTGGAGAACCGGTACGTGGGGATCAAGTCGCGCGGCGTGTACGAGACCCCGGGGGGGACGATCCTCCATGCCGCCCACCGGGCCGTCGAGTCGATCACCCTCGACCGGGAGGTGATGCACCTGCGCGATTCGCTGGTTCCCAGGTTCGCGGAGCTGATCTACTACGGGTACTGGTTCTCCCCGGAGATGGAGATGCTCCGCGCGGCGATCGAGAAGACGCAGGAGAACGTGACCGGGACGGCGCGGCTCAAGCTCTACAAGGGGAACTGCGGGATCGCGGGGCGCAAAAGCCGCTACAGCCTCTACCGGACCGACTTCGCGACCTTCGAGAAGGAGACGGTGTTCAACCAGCGGGACGCGGAAGGGTTCGTGAAGATCAACGCGCTCCGGCTCAAGATCCGGGCGATGCTCAGGGACGGGAAGGGGAAGGGCTGA
- a CDS encoding ornithine carbamoyltransferase produces MRRDLLRVLDLTARDVLALVASGRAWKRRWKRRGAPPRPLAGKSLAMIFQKASTRTRVSFEVGMTRLGGHALFLSPEDTQIGRGEPVRDTARVLSRYADAILIRTFSHAVAEEMAASAAVPVINGLSDDHHPCQVLADLMTAQERGFDLRRMRVAFIGDGNNVANSWVEAAHLLGFTLRLACPKGFEPSASIRREAARTGRGEVRIVRDPLDAARGADILYTDVWTSMGQEKERKRRLRAFRGFRIDDGLLRVAHRNAIVMHCLPAHRGEEITDEVMEGPQSAVFDEAENRLHLQMAVLERCISH; encoded by the coding sequence GTGAGGCGGGATCTCCTGCGGGTCCTCGATCTGACCGCGCGCGACGTCCTGGCGCTGGTCGCCTCGGGACGCGCCTGGAAGCGCAGGTGGAAGAGGCGCGGGGCGCCTCCGCGCCCGCTCGCGGGAAAGTCGCTGGCGATGATCTTCCAGAAGGCCTCCACCCGGACGCGGGTCTCCTTCGAGGTCGGGATGACCCGGCTGGGGGGACACGCCCTCTTCCTCTCCCCCGAGGACACCCAGATCGGGAGGGGGGAGCCGGTGCGGGACACCGCCAGGGTTCTCTCCCGCTACGCGGACGCCATCCTGATCCGGACCTTCTCCCACGCCGTGGCGGAGGAGATGGCGGCGTCCGCCGCCGTCCCGGTGATCAACGGCCTCAGCGACGACCACCATCCCTGCCAGGTGCTGGCCGACCTGATGACGGCGCAGGAACGGGGATTCGACCTGCGCAGGATGCGGGTCGCCTTCATCGGGGACGGAAACAACGTGGCGAACTCCTGGGTGGAGGCCGCGCACCTCCTCGGGTTCACCCTGCGGCTGGCCTGCCCGAAGGGGTTCGAGCCCTCCGCGTCGATCCGCCGGGAGGCGGCGAGGACCGGCCGGGGGGAGGTGAGGATCGTGCGGGACCCGCTCGATGCGGCCCGGGGCGCGGACATTCTCTACACCGACGTCTGGACGAGCATGGGACAGGAGAAGGAGCGGAAGCGGAGGCTCCGGGCTTTCCGCGGATTCCGGATCGACGACGGCCTGCTGCGGGTCGCGCACCGGAACGCGATCGTCATGCACTGCCTTCCCGCCCACCGCGGGGAGGAGATCACGGACGAGGTGATGGAGGGTCCGCAGTCCGCCGTGTTCGACGAGGCGGAGAACCGCCTTCACCTGCAGATGGCCGTTCTCGAACGTTGCATTTCACATTGA